In one Flavobacteriales bacterium genomic region, the following are encoded:
- a CDS encoding head GIN domain-containing protein — MRTFLIAIAALIAVSATTIRYTHVKGTGEVVRRNLTVPPFHGIALRGSMDVRLTPGKTTSVTVEAQANIADLVTTEVKDGIWMIATRSDYSTQKPFVVHIQAPSIDMVSIEGSGEVTGEVAFTAGAVRLSVSGSGDMTLQLDCDAVEAEVSGSGDIRLAGRCSTLKCGIAGSGDIDAARLACRDAALSVSGSGSIGADASGRVDASISGSGGIALARKPASLSKRITGSGSLRVRP, encoded by the coding sequence ATGCGCACCTTCCTGATCGCCATCGCCGCCCTCATCGCCGTCTCAGCGACCACCATCCGCTACACCCATGTCAAGGGCACCGGAGAGGTCGTCCGCAGGAACCTCACGGTGCCGCCATTCCATGGCATCGCCCTGCGCGGATCCATGGATGTGCGGCTCACCCCCGGGAAGACGACGAGCGTGACGGTGGAGGCGCAGGCGAACATCGCCGACCTCGTCACCACGGAGGTGAAGGACGGCATCTGGATGATCGCCACGCGCAGCGACTACAGCACGCAGAAGCCCTTCGTCGTGCACATCCAGGCGCCTTCGATCGATATGGTGAGCATTGAGGGCAGCGGTGAGGTGACGGGTGAGGTGGCCTTCACCGCTGGTGCCGTGCGGCTGTCGGTCTCCGGAAGCGGAGACATGACTTTGCAACTGGACTGCGATGCTGTGGAGGCCGAGGTCTCCGGATCGGGCGACATCAGGCTGGCGGGCCGCTGCAGCACCCTGAAGTGCGGCATCGCCGGAAGCGGCGACATCGATGCTGCGCGGCTCGCTTGCCGCGATGCCGCGCTATCGGTCAGCGGCAGCGGATCGATCGGAGCGGATGCAAGCGGCCGCGTCGATGCCTCGATCTCCGGGAGCGGCGGCATCGCGCTCGCGCGCAAGCCTGCCTCGCTCAGCAAGCGCATCACCGGAAGCGGATCGCTGCGCGTGAGGCCTTGA
- the fdhF gene encoding formate dehydrogenase subunit alpha, with amino-acid sequence MFNPQAKTGPSIAPAARTQSAPSSSNKVASDVDVAYIDGVAYPINKGETMLAFMRRHLGPNPVPTLCDAPNLEPFGSCRVCSVEVSMEDPSTGSAPSRVMASCHTPVGKGMYITVNSPRMERLRKNIVELVLTDYDTERLKKEDHGRNELYNVVQQIGFDIDSVRYPKGKNHLDTPMDRSHPYMVSDLSACISCYRCVRACDEVQGEFVLTMAGRGFDNHIVKGTNESFKDSDCVSCGACAQACPTSAITDVFRAKEIKADEVVRTVCTYCGVGCNLEVKVKDGKVAGITAPYDAEANQGHTCLKGRYAFRFYDHPERLRTPLIRKNGELVPATWDEAYDFIVDGFIRIREQHGPDALAGVSSARCPNEENYLMQKFFRAQVGTNNIDACARVCHSPTALGMQKTFGTGAATNSIDDLKDTHTIMVIGANPTDAHPVTGAKIKQQIMKGKTLIVIDPRRTELARYAHYHLQLKPGTNVALLNMMMHFIVKEGWVKQEFIDQRTEGWADFKKEILAVDIDAMERETGVDRNLVRAAAKAYASSPAAMSFHGLGVTEHYQGTFTVMQIADLAMMTGNIGRRGVGVNPLRGQNNVQGAADMGCQPHQGAGYFAVDEPANIQMYEQFYGVELPHHAGKKIPQMYDAMLEGTLKAFWVAGEDMAQTDPNTLHVRKALGQLELFVVQELFMTETAKLAHVVLPASSFLEKSGTFTNGERRIQRVNAAVEPIAGTKPDGQITCDIMERFAEKTGRRSGNASKEYHPRWVLEEISRIVPFFAGVKWDELGENGKQWPVKPDGTDTQILHTDTFKRGLGKFIFNPWEKSPEVRTNEKDYPYIITTNRELEHYNCGAMTRRTGNGEILTEDVLLINPADAEKNGIAEGDMVCVESPRGKVDIKARITDEVKPGILSSTFHFPEIMLNIITSSVSDSLAMCPEYKVVTCRIRKAKKAHLRKAGEVVEKA; translated from the coding sequence ATGTTCAACCCGCAAGCCAAGACCGGTCCCTCCATTGCTCCGGCCGCACGCACGCAAAGCGCCCCATCATCCTCCAATAAGGTCGCTTCCGACGTCGACGTCGCCTACATCGACGGGGTGGCCTACCCGATCAACAAGGGCGAGACCATGCTCGCGTTCATGCGCCGCCACCTGGGCCCCAACCCGGTGCCCACGCTCTGCGATGCGCCCAACCTGGAGCCCTTCGGGAGCTGCCGCGTGTGTAGCGTGGAGGTGAGCATGGAGGACCCCAGCACCGGGTCGGCACCCTCCCGCGTGATGGCCTCCTGCCACACCCCCGTGGGCAAGGGCATGTACATCACGGTGAACAGCCCGCGCATGGAGCGGCTGCGCAAGAACATCGTGGAGCTGGTGCTCACCGACTACGACACCGAGCGGCTGAAGAAAGAGGACCACGGGCGGAACGAACTGTACAACGTCGTCCAGCAGATCGGCTTCGACATCGACAGCGTGCGCTACCCGAAGGGGAAGAACCACTTGGACACGCCGATGGACCGGTCGCATCCTTATATGGTATCGGACCTCAGCGCGTGTATCAGCTGCTACCGGTGCGTGCGCGCGTGCGACGAGGTACAGGGCGAGTTCGTGCTCACCATGGCCGGGCGCGGTTTCGACAACCACATCGTCAAGGGCACCAACGAGAGCTTCAAGGACAGCGATTGCGTGAGCTGCGGCGCCTGCGCGCAGGCCTGCCCCACCAGTGCCATCACCGACGTGTTCCGCGCCAAGGAGATCAAGGCCGATGAAGTGGTGCGCACCGTGTGCACCTATTGCGGCGTGGGCTGCAACCTGGAGGTGAAGGTGAAGGACGGCAAGGTGGCGGGCATCACCGCGCCCTACGACGCCGAGGCCAACCAGGGCCACACCTGCCTCAAGGGCCGCTACGCCTTCCGCTTTTACGACCACCCCGAGCGCTTACGCACGCCTCTGATCCGCAAGAACGGTGAGCTCGTTCCCGCCACCTGGGACGAGGCCTACGACTTCATCGTGGACGGCTTCATCCGCATCCGCGAGCAGCACGGTCCGGACGCGCTGGCCGGCGTGAGCAGCGCGCGCTGCCCCAACGAGGAGAACTACCTCATGCAGAAGTTCTTCCGCGCGCAGGTGGGCACCAACAACATCGACGCGTGCGCGCGCGTGTGCCACAGCCCCACGGCCCTGGGCATGCAGAAGACCTTCGGCACCGGCGCGGCCACCAACAGCATCGACGACCTGAAGGACACGCACACCATCATGGTGATCGGTGCCAACCCCACCGACGCCCACCCGGTGACCGGCGCCAAGATCAAGCAGCAGATCATGAAGGGGAAGACCCTGATCGTGATCGACCCGCGCCGCACCGAGCTGGCCCGCTACGCCCACTACCACCTGCAGCTGAAGCCCGGCACGAACGTGGCCCTGCTGAACATGATGATGCACTTCATCGTGAAGGAAGGCTGGGTGAAGCAGGAGTTCATCGACCAGCGCACCGAAGGCTGGGCCGATTTCAAGAAGGAGATCCTCGCCGTGGACATCGACGCGATGGAGCGCGAGACCGGCGTGGACCGGAACCTGGTGCGTGCAGCCGCGAAAGCCTATGCCAGCTCACCCGCCGCCATGAGCTTCCACGGCCTGGGCGTCACCGAGCACTACCAGGGCACCTTCACCGTGATGCAGATCGCCGACCTGGCGATGATGACCGGCAACATCGGTCGCCGCGGCGTGGGCGTGAACCCGCTGCGCGGCCAGAACAACGTGCAGGGCGCGGCCGACATGGGTTGCCAACCCCACCAGGGGGCAGGCTACTTCGCGGTGGACGAGCCCGCGAACATCCAGATGTACGAGCAGTTCTACGGCGTGGAGCTGCCCCACCACGCGGGCAAGAAGATCCCGCAGATGTACGACGCCATGCTGGAGGGCACGCTGAAGGCCTTCTGGGTGGCGGGCGAAGACATGGCGCAGACGGACCCCAACACGCTGCACGTGCGCAAGGCCCTGGGCCAGCTGGAGCTCTTCGTGGTGCAGGAGCTCTTCATGACCGAGACCGCCAAGCTCGCCCACGTGGTGCTGCCCGCCAGCAGCTTCCTGGAGAAGAGCGGCACCTTCACCAACGGCGAGCGCCGCATCCAGCGCGTGAACGCCGCCGTGGAGCCCATCGCAGGCACCAAGCCCGACGGCCAGATCACCTGCGACATCATGGAGCGTTTTGCGGAGAAGACCGGTCGCCGCAGCGGCAATGCCAGCAAGGAGTACCATCCGCGCTGGGTGCTGGAGGAGATCAGCCGCATCGTGCCCTTCTTCGCCGGGGTGAAGTGGGACGAGCTCGGGGAGAACGGCAAGCAATGGCCCGTGAAGCCCGACGGCACCGACACGCAGATCCTGCACACCGACACCTTCAAACGAGGGCTGGGCAAGTTCATCTTCAACCCCTGGGAGAAGAGCCCCGAGGTGCGCACCAACGAGAAGGACTACCCCTACATCATCACCACCAACCGCGAGCTGGAGCACTACAACTGCGGTGCTATGACGCGGCGCACCGGCAACGGCGAGATCCTCACCGAGGACGTGCTGCTGATCAACCCCGCCGACGCCGAGAAGAACGGCATCGCCGAGGGCGACATGGTCTGCGTGGAAAGCCCGCGCGGCAAGGTGGATATCAAGGCCCGCATCACCGATGAGGTAAAGCCCGGCATCCTCTCCAGCACCTTCCACTTCCCGGAGATCATGCTGAACATCATCACCAGCAGCGTGAGCGATTCACTGGCGATGTGTCCGGAGTACAAGGTGGTGACGTGTAGGATCCGCAAGGCGAAGAAGGCGCACTTGCGGAAGGCGGGGGAGGTAGTGGAGAAGGCGTGA
- a CDS encoding IS3 family transposase (programmed frameshift): MRKSKFTEHQVIAILKRHEAGSKVADLCREHGISNATFYQWKAKYGGMEPNQVKQLRDLQEELSRLKRMYTELSMVHDALKQVVEKKWGAPDEKREIVQAMIQEHSISERQACGSVGLARSTAQYCKTPADDTPIIQVLEQLTQKHPAIGVWQSHHRMRLMGHLWNFKRVYRVYTGLGLNIRRRAKKRLPARVKQALFRPAGPDQVYSIDFMHDSLWDGRTYRLLNVIDDYNREVLAIEVDTSLPALRVIRVLERIKAVRPLPKMIRVDNGPEFISAKLDHWCREHGITLTYIQPGKPTQNAYIERLNGSIRRELLSAYVFRTLDEVREKADEWMTDYNHHRPHKALGYRPPAPIRS, from the exons ATGAGAAAGAGCAAGTTCACCGAGCATCAGGTCATCGCCATCCTCAAGCGTCACGAGGCTGGCTCGAAGGTGGCCGACCTGTGCCGCGAGCACGGGATCAGCAACGCCACGTTCTACCAATGGAAGGCCAAGTATGGCGGCATGGAGCCCAACCAGGTCAAGCAGCTGCGTGACCTGCAGGAGGAGCTCAGCCGCCTGAAGCGCATGTACACCGAGCTGAGCATGGTGCATGATGCCTTGAAGCAGGTGGTGGAAAAGAAGTGGGG GGCGCCTGACGAGAAGCGCGAGATCGTTCAGGCGATGATACAGGAGCACAGCATCTCCGAGCGCCAAGCCTGCGGCAGCGTGGGCTTGGCGCGCAGCACCGCGCAGTACTGCAAGACCCCAGCGGATGACACGCCCATTATCCAGGTCTTGGAACAGCTCACCCAGAAGCACCCGGCCATCGGGGTGTGGCAAAGCCATCATCGGATGCGCTTGATGGGTCACCTGTGGAACTTCAAGCGGGTGTATCGGGTCTACACCGGTCTGGGCCTCAACATTCGTCGCAGGGCCAAGAAACGGCTGCCTGCACGGGTGAAGCAGGCGCTGTTCCGTCCTGCTGGTCCGGACCAGGTCTACAGCATCGACTTCATGCATGACAGCCTCTGGGACGGCCGGACCTACCGCTTGCTAAATGTGATCGACGACTACAACAGGGAGGTGCTCGCGATCGAGGTGGACACCTCACTGCCCGCACTGCGCGTGATACGCGTGCTGGAACGCATCAAAGCAGTGCGTCCGCTGCCCAAGATGATCCGCGTGGACAACGGCCCGGAGTTCATCAGCGCCAAGCTCGACCACTGGTGCCGCGAACACGGCATTACCTTGACCTACATCCAGCCAGGCAAGCCCACCCAGAACGCCTACATCGAACGCCTCAACGGCAGCATCCGTCGTGAACTGCTCAGCGCCTACGTGTTCCGTACCTTGGACGAGGTGCGCGAGAAGGCCGATGAGTGGATGACCGATTACAACCATCACCGCCCACACAAGGCGCTTGGCTACCGGCCGCCAGCGCCCATCCGATCCTAA
- a CDS encoding DUF5615 family PIN-like protein: MKFLADENFPVPSLHALRSAGHDVVHVSDVAAGSTDEDVVAIANRDARTVLTFDSDLGTLAIARNQKALGGIVYFRLFSYRPTTPAEMLLDYLRADPEVDLSGRITVFDPPRVRQRKFE, translated from the coding sequence GTGAAGTTCCTCGCAGACGAAAATTTCCCGGTTCCCAGTCTCCATGCGCTGCGTTCGGCAGGGCATGATGTAGTCCACGTGAGCGATGTGGCCGCCGGGTCAACGGATGAGGATGTTGTTGCGATCGCCAACCGGGATGCCCGTACCGTGCTCACTTTCGATAGCGACTTGGGGACCCTGGCCATCGCACGCAACCAGAAGGCGCTGGGCGGCATCGTATACTTCCGCCTGTTCAGTTACCGGCCGACCACACCGGCGGAAATGCTGTTGGACTACTTACGTGCGGATCCCGAGGTCGACCTATCGGGACGGATCACCGTGTTCGACCCACCGCGGGTGAGGCAGCGAAAGTTCGAGTAG
- a CDS encoding DUF433 domain-containing protein produces the protein MNWQEHITSDKAILGGKPTIKGTRLAVEHIQGRLADGWTNEMLLESFPTLKPEHIQAVHAFVLECMVDGMLMWPLPGKAE, from the coding sequence ATGAACTGGCAGGAACACATCACCAGTGACAAGGCCATCCTCGGTGGAAAGCCCACGATCAAAGGGACGCGCCTTGCGGTGGAGCACATCCAAGGGCGCCTGGCCGATGGCTGGACGAACGAGATGCTGCTGGAGAGTTTCCCGACGCTGAAGCCTGAACACATCCAAGCGGTGCATGCGTTCGTGCTCGAGTGCATGGTGGACGGCATGCTCATGTGGCCCCTTCCCGGCAAGGCGGAGTGA
- a CDS encoding S41 family peptidase, translated as MKAFNLLALATSAVLLSSCQKTIFGDEPAADPVSVFEGLHRTVKEHYGLFRVKTLDWDSLGNVYRPQVHEGMSDAQLREMLAAMLTSLNDAHITLYPNSADLPRWSIDLVNGAFIDTTFHFATVKDHYLTEHHEVNEAVEYGRLADGHGYIHIRHFDGSNNDYTKGLRDAVQALAGTTGLVVDVRDNAGGFDPFAQYSAGLFTGQAATYMRVRRKTGPGPDDFGQEIQWTTTPTGPAYAKPVVLLTGRGSQSAAETFALAMRTQPHVVHIGDTTAGAFADNAFFELPNGWGVTLSIADHRDANGISWEGRGLPPTIVAVADRDGLNAGVDAALEAAMEALP; from the coding sequence ATGAAAGCCTTCAACCTCCTTGCCCTGGCCACCAGCGCGGTCCTGCTCAGCTCCTGCCAGAAGACGATCTTCGGCGATGAGCCCGCCGCTGATCCCGTCAGTGTCTTCGAAGGCCTGCACCGCACGGTGAAGGAGCACTACGGCCTCTTCCGCGTGAAGACCCTGGATTGGGACAGCCTCGGCAACGTGTACCGCCCGCAGGTGCATGAGGGCATGAGCGATGCGCAGCTGCGCGAGATGCTGGCCGCCATGCTCACGTCCTTGAATGACGCCCACATCACGCTCTATCCGAACAGCGCCGACCTGCCGCGCTGGTCCATCGATCTCGTGAACGGTGCCTTCATCGACACCACCTTCCACTTCGCCACCGTGAAGGACCATTACCTCACGGAGCACCACGAAGTGAATGAGGCCGTGGAGTACGGCAGACTCGCGGACGGGCACGGCTACATCCACATCCGCCATTTCGACGGCAGCAACAACGACTACACCAAGGGCCTGCGCGATGCCGTGCAGGCGCTGGCCGGCACCACGGGCCTGGTGGTGGACGTGCGCGACAATGCCGGCGGCTTCGACCCCTTCGCGCAGTACAGCGCGGGGCTCTTCACCGGCCAGGCCGCCACCTACATGCGCGTGCGCCGCAAGACCGGTCCCGGGCCGGACGATTTCGGGCAAGAGATCCAATGGACCACCACACCCACGGGACCTGCGTATGCCAAGCCGGTGGTGCTGCTCACGGGTCGCGGATCGCAGAGCGCCGCCGAGACCTTCGCACTGGCCATGCGCACGCAACCCCATGTGGTGCATATCGGCGACACCACCGCCGGGGCCTTTGCGGACAACGCCTTCTTCGAACTGCCCAACGGCTGGGGCGTCACGCTCTCCATCGCCGATCACCGCGATGCGAACGGCATCAGCTGGGAAGGCCGCGGACTACCTCCGACCATCGTGGCGGTGGCCGATCGGGATGGGCTGAACGCCGGGGTGGATGCCGCGCTGGAGGCGGCGATGGAGGCGTTGCCGTGA
- a CDS encoding histidine kinase, with amino-acid sequence MKSQVDPHFLFNSLNSLSALIRTDPKRAEQFVEELSRVYRYLLRGREHDLSSLEDELEFIRSYEHLLKTRFGKGFVLKIAVDEHLLGRRLPAQALQLLVENTVKHNVISEAQPLTVTIRTVGNDRLEVHNNLQRRNSRMHSNKVGLVNITERFRLLGAPPVQVEETAADFRVILPLLGE; translated from the coding sequence CTGAAGAGCCAGGTGGACCCGCACTTCCTCTTCAATAGCCTCAACTCGCTGAGCGCCCTGATCCGCACGGACCCGAAGCGGGCCGAGCAGTTCGTGGAGGAGCTCTCCCGCGTGTACCGCTACCTGCTGCGCGGCCGCGAGCACGACCTGAGCTCCCTGGAGGATGAGCTGGAGTTCATCCGCTCCTACGAGCACCTGCTGAAGACCCGCTTCGGTAAGGGCTTCGTGCTGAAGATCGCCGTGGACGAGCACCTGCTGGGCCGGCGCCTGCCCGCACAAGCCCTGCAGCTGTTGGTGGAGAACACGGTGAAGCACAATGTGATCTCTGAGGCACAGCCCCTCACCGTAACGATCCGCACCGTGGGCAACGACCGCCTGGAAGTGCACAACAACCTGCAGCGCCGCAACAGCCGCATGCACTCCAACAAGGTGGGGCTGGTGAACATCACCGAGCGCTTCCGCCTGCTGGGAGCCCCGCCCGTGCAGGTGGAGGAGACCGCAGCGGACTTCCGCGTAATCCTGCCCCTGCTGGGGGAATGA
- a CDS encoding LytTR family DNA-binding domain-containing protein, giving the protein MDILIIEDEQLGAERLAALVHEIDPAHRVLAICPSIRDSVEWLGSHPAPDLILMDIELADGQCFDIFSQVEVTTPVVFTTSYDEYALQAFKVNRIDYLLKPVRKEELQAALGMLSRLRSQFGGGAIDINRLLEQLQQGRSAYRSRFLAKQGNKLIAIGIEEIAYFYAEDRITLFRTWDGRRFVAEYKLEELETMLNPQDFHRINRSVIAHVRSVQEIHNHFNGRLKVILKPALDKETIVSREGAMAFKLWMGK; this is encoded by the coding sequence ATGGACATCCTGATCATCGAGGACGAACAGCTCGGGGCGGAACGGCTCGCTGCGCTGGTGCACGAGATCGATCCCGCCCATCGCGTGCTGGCCATCTGCCCCAGCATCCGCGACAGTGTGGAGTGGTTGGGCAGCCATCCGGCACCGGACCTCATCCTGATGGACATCGAGCTGGCGGACGGACAGTGCTTCGACATCTTCAGCCAGGTGGAGGTCACGACGCCCGTGGTCTTCACCACCTCCTACGACGAGTATGCGCTGCAGGCCTTCAAGGTGAACCGCATCGACTACCTGCTGAAGCCCGTGCGGAAGGAGGAGCTGCAGGCCGCGCTGGGCATGTTGTCGCGGCTCCGCTCGCAGTTCGGCGGCGGCGCGATCGACATCAACCGGCTGTTGGAGCAACTGCAACAGGGACGGAGCGCATACCGGTCCCGCTTCCTGGCCAAACAGGGGAACAAGCTGATCGCCATCGGCATCGAGGAGATCGCCTACTTCTACGCCGAGGACCGCATCACCCTGTTCCGCACCTGGGATGGACGTCGCTTTGTGGCGGAGTACAAGCTGGAGGAGCTGGAGACCATGCTGAACCCCCAGGACTTCCACCGCATCAACCGCTCCGTGATCGCCCATGTGCGCTCCGTGCAGGAGATCCACAACCACTTCAACGGACGTTTGAAGGTGATCCTGAAACCGGCCCTGGACAAGGAGACCATCGTGAGCCGCGAGGGGGCCATGGCCTTCAAGCTGTGGATGGGGAAGTGA
- a CDS encoding DUF4260 domain-containing protein has product MKKLILLESIALFLGAYAATLFGGNPWWLYLVWLLAPDLSMIGYAFGPRVGAITYNLAHHQAIAMVVLALGALLHHPQVLFAGWVLLGHSAMDRIFGYGLKYPDAFKHTHLGWIGGNSEAPSRP; this is encoded by the coding sequence ATGAAGAAGCTCATCCTCCTCGAATCCATCGCCCTCTTCCTCGGCGCCTATGCGGCCACTCTGTTCGGCGGCAACCCCTGGTGGCTCTACCTCGTGTGGTTGCTCGCGCCCGACCTCAGCATGATCGGCTACGCCTTCGGGCCACGCGTGGGCGCCATCACCTACAACCTGGCGCACCATCAGGCGATCGCGATGGTCGTTCTCGCGCTGGGCGCCCTGCTGCACCACCCGCAGGTGCTCTTCGCCGGCTGGGTGCTGCTCGGCCACAGCGCCATGGACCGCATCTTCGGCTACGGGCTGAAGTACCCCGATGCCTTCAAGCACACCCACCTGGGCTGGATCGGCGGGAACAGCGAAGCACCATCGAGGCCATGA
- a CDS encoding helix-turn-helix domain-containing protein, with protein sequence MQLLALVIFAAAIQGLFLAYLLVNRHGGSREHRLLAALVAVISISLLGPVLGLSGYFRQWPHLIRIGDPLVLLYGPLLFFHVQAITGHARVGQAWLHFLPFVGYVLSQLPFYLLSGPEKVAFGEQVLLSGKLSPPVAVILSVRTLHILGYTAWCIALIVRYQRDLRDRFSHIEAIDLHRALLLLRVFSAFSLVSMAITGACIFLHVNFVVLNGIIGLVLSACIYALAYSTWGRPPAPELVPLVQPIPTAPPEPAYQRVPDDNPVPATESSDAPLPASGSPGASTGRSRLHLSNEQYAPLAERLRTVLEGERAYLEGELSLAQLSDRIGAPAYLVSEVISRHYQASFFDTVNRLRVEEVKRRLTDPAHSHLSILGVAMDCGFNTKSSFNAVFKKHTGRTPSEFRKS encoded by the coding sequence GTGCAACTGCTCGCGCTGGTCATCTTCGCCGCCGCCATCCAGGGGCTCTTCCTGGCCTACCTGCTGGTGAACCGCCACGGCGGCTCGCGCGAGCACCGGCTGCTGGCCGCACTGGTGGCGGTGATCTCCATCTCGCTCCTCGGACCGGTGCTGGGGCTGTCGGGCTACTTCCGACAGTGGCCCCACCTGATCCGCATCGGCGATCCGCTGGTGCTGCTCTATGGGCCGCTGCTCTTCTTCCACGTGCAGGCCATCACGGGCCATGCCCGGGTGGGACAGGCCTGGCTGCACTTCCTGCCTTTCGTCGGCTATGTGCTCAGCCAGCTGCCCTTCTACCTGCTGAGCGGACCGGAAAAGGTGGCCTTCGGCGAGCAGGTGCTGCTCAGCGGGAAGCTGTCGCCGCCCGTGGCCGTGATCCTCAGCGTGCGCACCCTGCACATCCTGGGTTATACGGCCTGGTGTATCGCGCTCATCGTGCGCTACCAGCGCGATCTGCGCGACCGGTTCTCCCACATCGAAGCCATCGACCTGCACCGCGCGCTCTTGCTGCTGCGGGTGTTCAGCGCCTTCAGCTTGGTGTCCATGGCCATCACCGGTGCCTGCATCTTCCTCCACGTCAACTTCGTGGTGCTCAATGGCATCATCGGACTGGTCCTTAGCGCCTGCATCTATGCCCTGGCCTACAGCACCTGGGGCCGTCCGCCTGCTCCGGAGCTTGTGCCATTGGTTCAGCCCATCCCTACCGCCCCGCCGGAACCGGCCTACCAACGGGTTCCTGACGATAACCCTGTGCCTGCAACGGAATCGTCCGATGCTCCGCTCCCTGCGTCCGGATCGCCGGGTGCAAGCACGGGTCGAAGCCGATTGCACCTCTCCAATGAGCAGTACGCACCCTTGGCCGAGCGGCTCCGAACGGTGCTGGAGGGGGAGCGGGCCTACCTGGAGGGGGAGCTCTCGCTGGCCCAGCTCAGCGATCGGATCGGGGCACCCGCCTACCTCGTTTCCGAGGTGATCAGCCGGCACTACCAAGCCAGCTTCTTCGACACGGTGAACCGCCTTCGGGTGGAGGAGGTGAAGCGCCGCCTAACCGATCCGGCGCATTCCCACCTCAGCATCCTGGGGGTGGCGATGGATTGCGGGTTCAACACCAAGAGCAGCTTCAACGCGGTCTTCAAGAAGCACACGGGACGGACGCCGTCCGAGTTCCGGAAGTCCTAG
- a CDS encoding YciI family protein, translated as MHRLLLLLLLIPCVTPMLAQRTFDVTIADSTYHMKQYWFVLYTKGDGPALDSLTAATLQQAHLAHQDAQAAKGLIVMAGPYGKNDEGWRGLLLYDCDTREEVEANLKQDPFVKAGRLKYTIAPWWGAVGTKLP; from the coding sequence ATGCACCGACTCCTCCTCCTGCTCCTGCTCATCCCCTGCGTTACCCCCATGCTGGCGCAGCGCACCTTCGATGTCACCATCGCGGACAGCACCTACCACATGAAGCAATACTGGTTCGTGCTCTACACGAAGGGCGATGGACCGGCGCTGGACAGCCTTACCGCCGCGACCCTGCAGCAGGCGCATCTGGCGCATCAGGATGCCCAGGCCGCCAAGGGCCTCATTGTCATGGCCGGTCCCTATGGCAAGAACGACGAAGGCTGGCGCGGACTGCTGCTGTACGACTGTGACACACGCGAGGAGGTTGAAGCGAACTTGAAGCAGGACCCCTTCGTGAAGGCGGGTCGGCTGAAGTACACCATTGCTCCGTGGTGGGGTGCTGTGGGGACGAAGCTGCCCTGA
- the queG gene encoding tRNA epoxyqueuosine(34) reductase QueG gives MPDARQRSAAIKAEAHRLGFLACGVARADFLAEEAPRLEQWLRQGRHGTMGYMAGHFDLRLDPRRLVPGARSVISLACNYHTPQRQTDPEAPKLSTYAYGRDYHKVVRKRLKPLMGFIAERFGQVAIRAFVDSAPVLEKAWAERAGIGWRGKHTNVIRRGAGSFFFLCELITDLELEPDAPATDHCGTCRRCIDACPTDAITPYGVDGSRCISYLTIELKEAIPGAFAGKLDGWAFGCDVCQQVCPWNRFSVPHAEPEFAPKPELLGLTGEEWHGMTEVVFDRLFEGSAVKRAKYAGLKRTLDFLKRTG, from the coding sequence ATGCCCGATGCGCGCCAGCGATCCGCGGCCATCAAGGCGGAAGCCCATCGGCTGGGATTCCTGGCCTGCGGGGTGGCACGTGCCGATTTCCTCGCCGAGGAGGCGCCGCGCCTGGAGCAATGGCTGCGGCAGGGCCGGCACGGCACCATGGGCTATATGGCCGGCCATTTCGACCTGCGGCTCGATCCGCGCCGACTGGTGCCGGGCGCCCGGAGCGTGATCAGCCTGGCGTGCAATTACCACACGCCCCAGAGGCAGACCGACCCCGAGGCGCCTAAGCTGAGCACCTATGCCTATGGGCGGGACTACCACAAGGTGGTGCGGAAGCGACTGAAGCCCTTGATGGGCTTCATCGCCGAGCGGTTCGGGCAGGTGGCGATCAGGGCCTTCGTCGATAGCGCGCCCGTGCTGGAAAAGGCCTGGGCGGAGCGGGCTGGCATCGGCTGGCGGGGCAAGCACACCAACGTCATCCGCCGGGGTGCGGGCTCCTTCTTTTTCCTCTGCGAGCTCATCACCGACCTGGAGCTGGAGCCCGATGCACCGGCCACCGACCATTGCGGCACCTGTCGGCGCTGCATCGATGCGTGCCCCACGGACGCCATCACGCCTTACGGTGTGGACGGCAGCCGCTGCATCAGCTACCTCACCATCGAGCTGAAGGAGGCCATTCCCGGTGCGTTCGCTGGGAAGCTGGACGGCTGGGCCTTCGGGTGCGATGTGTGCCAGCAGGTGTGCCCATGGAACCGATTCAGCGTGCCGCATGCGGAGCCCGAGTTCGCCCCCAAGCCGGAACTGCTCGGGCTTACCGGGGAGGAGTGGCACGGCATGACGGAGGTCGTCTTCGACCGCCTCTTCGAAGGCAGTGCGGTGAAACGGGCCAAATACGCCGGCCTCAAGCGCACGCTCGATTTCCTCAAGCGTACGGGCTAA